In Macadamia integrifolia cultivar HAES 741 chromosome 1, SCU_Mint_v3, whole genome shotgun sequence, a single window of DNA contains:
- the LOC122081511 gene encoding angio-associated migratory cell protein: MSDVDRERMNGKAHDEDEEGEVFLDDEDIIQEIPIDEEDLPDAEDDAGSDADDVEEPDDSMHLFTGHTGELYTVACSPTDAKLVATGGGDDRSFMWKIGEGDMALELQGHNDSVSSLAFSADGQLLASGSFDGLVKIWDVSSGGLKCTLEGPGGGVEWVRWHPRGHLILAGSEDSTVWMWNADKSAYLNIFSGHGSSVTCGDFTPDGKTICTGSDDASLRIWNPKSGENIHVVRGHPYHTDGLTCLTITSDSTLAITGSKDSSVHVVNITTGKVISSLLTHTDSIECVGLSQSFHWAGTGGMDQKLIIWDLQHMSPRCTCDHEEGVACLLWLGTSRYIASGCVDGKVRVWDSLSGDCIKTFRGHSDAIQSLAVSANGEFLVSVSVDNTARAFEIAEFQ; this comes from the exons ATGAGCGACGTCGACAGGGAGAGGATGAATGGCAAAGCTCACGACGAAGACGAGGAGGGGGAGGTCTTCCTCGACGATGAAGACATCATTCAGGAAATCCCTATTGACGAAGAAG ATCTTCCTGATGCCGAAGATGATGCTGGGTCGGACGCCGATGATGTTG AGGAGCCTGATGATTCCATGCACTTGTTCACTGGTCATACTG GTGAACTGTACACGGTTGCATGCAGTCCAACAGATGCAAAGCTTGTGGCAACAGGAGGTGGAGATGATAGGAGCTTCATGTGGAAGATTGGCGAAGGAGATATGGCTTTAGAACTGCAGG GGCATAATGATTCTGTTTCAAGTTTAGCATTTAGTGCTGATGGGCAGTTGCTGGCCTCTGGAAGCTTTGATGGACTTGTTAAAATCTGGGACGTATCCTCAGGTGGCCTTAAGTGCACACTTGAAGGTCCTGGAGGTGGAGTTGAG TGGGTCAGGTGGCATCCTAGAGGACATTTGATATTGGCAGGTTCAGAGGATTCCACTGTTTGGATGTGGAATGCTGATAAAAGTGCTTATCTTAATATATTTTCCGGTCATGGAAGCAGTGTGACATGTGGTGATTTTACTCCTGATG GTAAGACCATCTGTACTGGTTCTGATGATGCATCGCTGAGGATATGGAACCCTAAAAGTGGTGAAAATATCCACGTTGTTAGAG GTCATCCATATCATACTGATGGACTGACATGCTTGACAATAACCTCTGATTCAACTCTTGCAATCACTGGGTCAAAGGATAGCTCTGTACACGTGGTAAACATAACAACTGGGAAG GTGATTAGTTCTCTGCTTACTCACACGGATTCCATTGAGTGTGTTGGTCTATCACAAAG CTTCCATTGGGCCGGAACGGGAGGCATGGATCAGAAGCTCATCATTTGGGACTTACAGCATATGTCTCCACGCTGCACATGCGACCATGAG GAAGGCGTGGCATGCTTGTTATGGCTTGGCACATCTCGATACATAGCTTCTGGTTGTGTTGATGGTAAAGTACGAGTGTGGGATAGTCTCTCTGGGGACTGTATAAAAACCTTCAGGGGCCATTCTGATGCCATTCAATCTTTGGCTGTCTCTGCCAATGGGGAGTTCCTTGTTTCTGTCTCAGTAGACAATACTGCTCGAGCATTTGAAATTGCTGAATTTCAATAA
- the LOC122073916 gene encoding ATP synthase delta chain, chloroplastic, producing MAALQQSAIAFQSKSPPPTQASGKVLAPKTIRLSFSGSFSSLRIPKLATKLSGKTKTQGGGGGGAAGAKMADSAAGSYANALAQVAKSNGTLDTTSADLEKLEKIFSDPLVYDFFVNPTIGEEKKRKVIDDIVSSSSLQPHVANFLNILVDMKRIELIKDIVKEFEVVYNKLTDTELAVVTSVVKLESQHLAQIAKGVQRLTGAKNVRIKTVLDPSLIAGFTIKYGGSGSKLVDMSVKKQLADITTQLDFSDITIPV from the coding sequence ATGGCGGCTCTGCAGCAATCTGCAATAGCATTTCAATCCAAATCTCCACCTCCAACGCAAGCCTCCGGTAAGGTGCTAGCTCCCAAGACCATCCGATTATCGTTCTCCGGCAGCTTCTCATCCCTCAGGATCCCAAAACTAGCCACGAAACTCTCCGGCAAAACCAAAACCCAGGGGGGAGGTGGTGGCGGCGCTGCTGGCGCAAAGATGGCGGATTCCGCGGCCGGAAGCTACGCCAATGCCCTTGCGCAGGTCGCGAAATCAAACGGAACCTTAGATACAACTAGCGCAGACCTAGAAAAGCTCGAGAAGATCTTCAGCGACCCTCTGGTGTACGATTTCTTCGTTAATCCGACGATCGGTGAGGAAAAGAAACGGAAGGTGATCGACGATATTGTGAGCTCGTCGAGCCTGCAACCACATGTGGCGAATTTCTTGAACATTCTAGTGGACATGAAGCGGATCGAGCTGATCAAGGACATAGTGAAGGAATTCGAGGTTGTGTACAACAAGCTTACGGATACGGAATTGGCGGTGGTGACTTCGGTGGTGAAATTGGAATCGCAGCACTTGGCGCAGATTGCCAAGGGAGTACAGAGGCTGACGGGAGCGAAGAACGTAAGAATCAAAACCGTACTGGATCCATCTCTCATTGCAGGGTTCACTATCAAGTATGGAGGATCAGGATCTAAGCTTGTCGACATGAGTGTGAAGAAGCAGCTCGCAGACATCACTACTCAGCTCGATTTCAGCGACATCACAATCCCTGTTTAG